One stretch of Streptomyces sp. NBC_01142 DNA includes these proteins:
- a CDS encoding phosphatidylserine decarboxylase produces the protein MAQSIEEWVAAEVRGLSDKSPQWLAENHFFRDPRRPRYVDPRFFYAPADGILLYQRKVKPDEQVVDLKSVDYTLRQALRDPDYQQESLVIGIFMTFFDVHTNRIPYGGYLKYRLLDPVATYNLPMIAMENSILDDLRIDLSTAAYLRQNQRMVSTVHSPRLGGNYHMLQIADYDVDCILPYRLKQNSAYRQGERFSQIRYGSQVELVVPLSDRYELEVLQPDGWHVKAGLDPLIRVHHKGTDGFK, from the coding sequence ATGGCGCAGAGCATCGAAGAGTGGGTGGCAGCCGAGGTCAGAGGTCTGAGCGACAAGTCGCCCCAATGGCTGGCGGAGAACCACTTCTTCCGCGACCCGCGACGGCCGCGGTACGTCGATCCGCGGTTCTTCTACGCGCCGGCGGACGGCATCCTCCTCTACCAGCGGAAGGTGAAGCCGGACGAGCAGGTCGTCGACCTCAAGAGCGTCGACTACACGCTGCGGCAGGCGCTGCGGGATCCGGATTATCAGCAGGAGAGCCTGGTCATCGGAATCTTCATGACCTTCTTCGACGTGCACACCAACCGGATCCCGTACGGCGGTTATCTCAAATACCGGCTGCTCGACCCGGTCGCCACCTACAACCTGCCGATGATCGCCATGGAGAACTCGATACTCGACGACCTGCGCATCGATCTGAGCACCGCGGCGTATCTGCGACAGAACCAGCGGATGGTCTCCACGGTTCACTCGCCGCGGCTCGGCGGCAATTACCACATGCTCCAGATCGCCGATTACGACGTGGATTGCATTCTGCCCTACCGGCTCAAACAGAACTCGGCGTACCGGCAGGGGGAGCGGTTCTCGCAGATCAGATACGGCTCACAGGTGGAGCTGGTCGTGCCCCTGTCCGACCGGTACGAGCTGGAGGTTCTGCAACCCGACGGCTGGCATGTCAAGGCCGGGCTCGACCCGCTGATCCGCGTGCACCACAAGGGAACAGACGGCTTCAAGTGA
- a CDS encoding phosphatidylserine decarboxylase: protein MAQSLEEWVENEVLRLDDRSPAWLSDVYFFRDPRRPRTVDSSYFFSPADGVILYQRTVKPDEPILDIKGESYSLRDALREPEYHRESLVIGIFMTFFDVHVNRVPYRGTLSYRELPPIHTYNRPMLDVENRLLYDLQIDLSEASYLRPNQRMVNRVYAPALGETYRMLQIADYDVSCITPFRLQQNIPVQQGARFSQIRYGSQVDLVIPLSDRYQLTPVHRESDHVKAGLDRLVHVAHHPAGSGAGRKEERPA, encoded by the coding sequence ATGGCGCAGTCACTGGAAGAGTGGGTGGAGAACGAGGTTCTGCGGCTCGATGACCGGTCGCCTGCATGGCTGTCCGACGTCTACTTCTTCCGCGACCCGCGACGGCCTCGAACCGTTGATTCCTCGTACTTCTTCTCGCCCGCGGACGGTGTCATTCTCTACCAGCGGACCGTCAAACCGGACGAGCCCATCCTCGATATCAAGGGTGAGTCGTACAGTCTCCGGGACGCGCTGCGTGAGCCGGAATACCACCGGGAGAGCCTGGTCATCGGGATCTTCATGACCTTCTTCGACGTGCACGTCAACCGGGTCCCGTACCGCGGCACGCTGTCCTACCGGGAGCTCCCCCCGATCCACACGTACAACCGGCCGATGCTGGATGTGGAGAACCGTCTGCTGTACGACCTGCAGATCGACCTGTCCGAGGCGAGCTATCTGCGCCCCAACCAGCGCATGGTGAACCGGGTGTACGCACCGGCCCTCGGAGAGACCTACCGGATGCTCCAGATCGCCGACTACGACGTCAGCTGCATCACGCCCTTCCGGCTCCAGCAGAACATCCCGGTACAGCAGGGCGCCCGCTTCTCCCAGATCCGGTACGGCTCCCAGGTGGATCTGGTGATCCCACTGTCCGACCGTTATCAACTGACCCCGGTACACCGGGAGTCGGACCATGTGAAAGCCGGCCTCGACAGGCTGGTGCACGTTGCGCACCACCCGGCGGGTTCCGGCGCCGGACGGAAGGAGGAGAGGCCGGCATGA
- a CDS encoding GNAT family N-acetyltransferase, which produces MSTPALRLPPRYRVRSLTADDAAAWHELLEESERTDGASANFYPEEFLDAALDGRIDPVTDSVGVFEDGALAGFAVVHAKLTSNGAHRVILEGGVAPGHRRRGIGTQLMRWSCGRARERQAALSSGRRSSAIVWSPEQNADLRSLAEAQGFQSTRWWYEVSCQLDEVSALEIPELPPGFTLRTLRPADMAGLREVHNVSFKGQWEDGAVSPEQWQQDFENDPLFQPGLSYLVLDPTGAIVSYVLTQTNEWKSDGSTQRELRINYLGTPPGWRGRGFFRHLTAAVDQAARREKYDHLGFTVDSGNPTGALKVFERAGMFDWDRDYWECWVCYTSAPDGAAA; this is translated from the coding sequence ATGAGCACGCCCGCCCTGCGCTTGCCCCCTCGATACCGGGTCAGGTCGCTGACGGCTGATGACGCCGCCGCCTGGCACGAGCTGCTGGAGGAGTCCGAGCGGACCGACGGGGCGAGTGCCAATTTCTACCCGGAGGAATTCCTGGACGCCGCCCTGGACGGCCGGATCGACCCGGTGACCGACTCCGTCGGCGTTTTCGAGGACGGCGCACTGGCCGGATTCGCCGTCGTCCACGCGAAACTCACCTCGAACGGCGCTCACCGCGTCATTCTGGAAGGCGGCGTCGCCCCCGGACATCGGCGCCGGGGAATCGGTACGCAGCTGATGCGCTGGTCCTGTGGGCGCGCACGAGAACGGCAGGCAGCCCTCTCGAGTGGGCGGCGGTCGTCGGCCATCGTGTGGTCGCCGGAACAGAACGCGGATCTGCGGTCGCTTGCCGAGGCGCAGGGGTTCCAGTCCACCCGCTGGTGGTACGAGGTGTCCTGCCAGCTGGACGAGGTGTCTGCGCTGGAGATTCCGGAGCTGCCCCCGGGGTTCACTCTGCGCACGCTGCGGCCCGCCGACATGGCGGGACTCCGTGAGGTGCACAACGTCAGTTTCAAAGGTCAGTGGGAGGACGGTGCGGTATCGCCGGAGCAGTGGCAGCAGGATTTCGAGAATGACCCCCTGTTCCAACCCGGTCTCTCGTACCTCGTACTCGACCCCACCGGCGCGATCGTCTCGTACGTCCTCACCCAGACGAACGAGTGGAAGAGCGACGGATCGACTCAGCGCGAACTGCGCATCAACTACCTGGGAACTCCGCCCGGTTGGCGGGGGCGGGGATTCTTCAGGCATCTGACAGCGGCCGTGGACCAGGCCGCCAGACGCGAGAAGTACGACCACCTGGGCTTCACAGTCGATTCCGGCAACCCCACCGGTGCGCTCAAGGTCTTCGAGCGGGCCGGCATGTTCGACTGGGACCGCGACTACTGGGAATGCTGGGTCTGCTACACATCTGCTCCCGATGGAGCAGCGGCGTAA
- a CDS encoding ABC transporter six-transmembrane domain-containing protein: MSVTEPEVPEPSILRRIYRQYRRKVCLTYALVVLEELCNLLYPFAIGVAINGLLKGDKASIIPFVSIWALHAVTGMVRHLYDTRVFTGMYAQLAGDVVMEQRKRNLPDSVVVARSTLSREFVVFAETHVPAMVSGVLAIVGSLFMLFTYSVRSAFYCVLLIVPIVAVNWWYSHRAYRLNKELNDQQEREVHILTSQPEPTVRRHYSLLRKWEVKLSDAEAKNWGVLEIFVIALCVLVFFQATNSPEAQAGTIFAVISYVRTYTESLDQLPSIIQDLTRLVDIARRISPGAEATPDEAGEEAVPDQKGRRNPV; encoded by the coding sequence GTGAGCGTCACGGAACCCGAGGTTCCGGAGCCAAGCATACTGCGCCGCATTTATCGCCAGTACCGCCGCAAGGTGTGTCTGACGTATGCACTGGTCGTACTGGAGGAACTCTGCAATCTGCTCTACCCGTTCGCCATCGGCGTGGCCATCAACGGTCTGCTGAAGGGCGATAAGGCGAGCATCATTCCGTTCGTGTCGATCTGGGCCCTCCACGCGGTGACAGGGATGGTGCGGCATCTCTACGACACCCGCGTCTTCACCGGCATGTACGCGCAGCTCGCCGGTGACGTGGTCATGGAGCAGCGGAAGCGGAATCTTCCGGACTCGGTCGTGGTGGCCAGGTCGACGCTGTCCCGGGAGTTCGTGGTATTCGCCGAGACCCATGTTCCCGCCATGGTCTCGGGGGTTCTCGCCATCGTGGGCTCGCTGTTCATGCTGTTCACCTACAGCGTGCGCAGCGCGTTCTACTGCGTTCTGCTGATCGTGCCGATCGTGGCGGTCAACTGGTGGTACTCACATCGCGCCTACCGGCTCAACAAGGAGTTGAACGACCAGCAGGAGCGGGAGGTGCACATCCTCACCTCCCAGCCCGAGCCCACGGTTCGCCGGCACTACAGCCTGCTGCGGAAGTGGGAGGTGAAGCTCTCCGACGCCGAGGCGAAGAACTGGGGAGTGCTGGAGATCTTCGTTATCGCGCTGTGCGTTCTGGTGTTCTTCCAGGCGACCAACTCGCCCGAGGCACAGGCCGGAACCATCTTCGCGGTCATCTCCTACGTCCGCACCTACACCGAGAGCCTGGACCAGCTGCCGTCCATCATTCAGGACCTCACCCGCCTCGTGGACATCGCCCGGAGAATCTCGCCGGGCGCCGAGGCCACCCCGGACGAGGCCGGGGAGGAAGCCGTGCCCGACCAGAAGGGAAGGAGGAATCCCGTATGA
- a CDS encoding DegT/DnrJ/EryC1/StrS family aminotransferase yields MTASEPLVSILMPCYNRPYLMTHRSIPSVLEQTYRNWELIVVSDGLDNHAVRAAACGTGDSRIRYAEIPRPDYSGLGPTGRWFIAGAAARNRAEDLAEGEIIALLDDDDAFLPNHLADCVRMLTETGADLAYGLVRLHDVNSGTDSDYYHPWDAPGTLDSFLTENVLYTPSVAYRAKWKQPPYPTDGKRAADHGKWLAMHRAGARFVGTASAQAVYYGDSFDGVLRLSPPPKAIAADPGTAHGGHGAARRPLPRTTELESALARYLGVPETVAVPDGDTGLGLVLRVLRDRCPDRTEVVIPSYAPPSTAEAVVRSGLTPVFCDVDAGTLTVTASTAEPVTTRGTLALLPVHVHGIPCDMSELRELADAHGAFLIGDARTALGSATGGVRTGSVGDAEVFGFGPGTPLGCGAGGVIGLRDPEWAAALRRLVRRGADGAHQDPDSPGCLPESDAAQVLAGLPLLDAEVSARRRSVALYGELLADVPGLQLVGPRSGASAPAWAEVPLMAASASLAERLTRRLADHRIESGTYHRPLHLSAPYARFAAQPLPVAAATAGRMVGVPVSGVIPDTSVALVVGVARETLSAAAAARPAGKGVQV; encoded by the coding sequence ATGACCGCGTCGGAACCCTTGGTCAGCATCCTCATGCCCTGTTACAACCGGCCCTATCTGATGACGCACCGGTCGATCCCCTCGGTGCTGGAGCAGACGTACCGGAACTGGGAGCTGATCGTCGTCAGCGACGGCCTGGACAACCACGCCGTACGCGCCGCGGCCTGCGGAACCGGGGACAGCCGGATCAGATACGCGGAGATCCCCAGGCCGGACTATTCGGGGCTCGGTCCCACCGGGCGCTGGTTCATCGCGGGCGCCGCCGCGCGGAACCGCGCCGAGGACCTGGCGGAAGGCGAGATCATCGCCCTGCTGGACGACGACGACGCCTTTCTTCCGAACCATCTGGCGGACTGTGTCCGCATGCTGACCGAGACCGGTGCCGACCTCGCCTACGGCCTGGTGCGGCTCCACGACGTCAACTCCGGCACGGATTCCGACTATTACCACCCGTGGGATGCCCCCGGCACGCTCGACTCCTTTCTCACCGAGAACGTGCTCTACACACCGAGCGTCGCCTACCGCGCGAAGTGGAAGCAGCCGCCCTATCCCACCGACGGGAAGCGGGCCGCCGACCACGGCAAGTGGCTGGCGATGCACCGGGCCGGCGCGCGGTTCGTCGGCACGGCGTCCGCCCAGGCCGTCTACTACGGGGACAGCTTCGACGGAGTTCTGCGCCTCTCCCCGCCGCCGAAGGCCATCGCGGCGGATCCCGGCACCGCCCACGGCGGCCACGGGGCCGCTCGGCGTCCTCTCCCGCGTACGACGGAGCTCGAATCCGCCCTCGCCCGCTATCTCGGCGTCCCCGAGACGGTGGCCGTACCGGACGGCGACACCGGGCTCGGCCTGGTACTGCGCGTCCTGCGCGACCGCTGCCCGGACAGGACCGAGGTGGTGATCCCCAGCTACGCCCCGCCCAGTACGGCCGAGGCGGTGGTGCGCTCCGGTCTCACCCCCGTGTTCTGCGATGTCGACGCGGGGACGCTGACCGTCACCGCATCGACCGCCGAGCCGGTGACGACCCGGGGGACGCTGGCCCTGCTGCCGGTCCACGTCCACGGCATTCCCTGCGACATGAGCGAGCTGCGCGAACTCGCCGATGCACACGGGGCGTTCCTGATCGGAGATGCGAGGACGGCGCTGGGGTCGGCGACCGGTGGCGTGCGGACGGGCTCCGTCGGCGACGCGGAGGTGTTCGGCTTCGGCCCCGGCACGCCGCTGGGCTGCGGGGCGGGCGGCGTGATCGGCCTCCGGGACCCCGAGTGGGCCGCCGCGCTACGGCGCCTCGTACGCCGCGGGGCGGACGGCGCGCACCAGGACCCGGACTCCCCCGGCTGTCTGCCGGAGTCCGACGCCGCGCAGGTGCTGGCCGGGCTTCCGCTGCTGGACGCCGAGGTGAGCGCGCGGCGGCGGTCGGTCGCGCTGTACGGGGAGCTACTCGCGGACGTGCCCGGGCTCCAGCTCGTCGGGCCCCGTTCCGGTGCGTCGGCACCGGCGTGGGCGGAGGTGCCGCTGATGGCAGCCTCCGCTTCCCTGGCGGAACGGCTCACCCGCCGGCTGGCCGACCACCGGATCGAGTCCGGCACCTATCACCGGCCGCTGCATCTGTCGGCCCCGTACGCCCGCTTCGCCGCACAGCCGCTGCCGGTCGCTGCCGCCACCGCGGGGCGGATGGTCGGCGTACCGGTCAGCGGCGTCATCCCGGACACGTCGGTCGCACTCGTGGTGGGCGTGGCCCGCGAGACGCTCTCCGCGGCCGCGGCGGCCCGCCCGGCCGGGAAGGGGGTACAGGTATGA
- a CDS encoding acetyltransferase, translating to MTTASRPERLVLLGAGGHARELIDAIHAVNAVRPTWDLLGVLDDGDRPTEPGPEVRAPFLGPTSLVGMLDAWYVIGIGDGAVRERLDRMARRSSRTPATVVHPAASVGPRAVLGPGCYVAANATLTTDCVLGRHTHINVGASVSHDDVLGAYCTLAPGARLGGRAVLEDGVTLGLNCAVLPGVRLGAWSVAGAGATVLKDVLPGSVVAGTPAVVLRRTPDPVPTMVPHDPARKV from the coding sequence ATGACCACGGCAAGCAGGCCGGAACGGCTCGTGCTGCTCGGTGCCGGAGGGCACGCCCGTGAGCTCATCGACGCCATCCACGCGGTCAACGCCGTGCGGCCGACCTGGGACCTGCTCGGCGTCCTGGACGACGGCGACCGCCCCACCGAGCCGGGACCGGAGGTCAGAGCGCCGTTCCTCGGCCCGACGTCGCTGGTCGGCATGCTGGACGCCTGGTACGTCATCGGCATCGGGGACGGCGCGGTCCGGGAACGGCTGGACCGGATGGCCCGCCGGTCCTCGCGTACGCCCGCGACCGTGGTGCACCCGGCGGCCTCGGTGGGGCCGCGGGCGGTCCTCGGCCCCGGCTGCTACGTGGCCGCCAACGCCACGCTGACCACGGACTGCGTCCTGGGCCGGCACACCCACATCAACGTCGGCGCCTCGGTCAGCCACGACGACGTACTCGGCGCCTACTGCACCCTCGCCCCTGGCGCCAGGCTCGGCGGCAGGGCGGTGCTGGAGGACGGCGTGACGCTCGGGCTGAACTGCGCGGTCCTGCCCGGCGTCCGGCTGGGCGCGTGGAGCGTGGCCGGGGCGGGGGCCACCGTGCTCAAGGACGTACTGCCGGGATCCGTCGTGGCGGGCACTCCCGCCGTAGTCCTTCGACGGACACCGGACCCGGTGCCGACCATGGTTCCGCATGATCCCGCTCGGAAGGTATGA
- a CDS encoding bifunctional 2-polyprenyl-6-hydroxyphenol methylase/3-demethylubiquinol 3-O-methyltransferase UbiG, with the protein MSEETADTAGLAQDEEIYSGDFYSDIEEGILSSARVIVPMVSKIAAPESVLDLGCGTGAWLAEFARHGTGRISGFDGPWVDVERLHIPRERFTALDISDLGQPPASHDLAVCLEVAEHLPDSSSEQLVSYLTAAAPTILFSAAVPGQGGVGHVNEQWLDYWAEKFTRRGYRLHDVIRSQVWDNEDVEPWYAQNMVLFADGSVPAGRFEESPGSPLPMRVVHPRVFHNSLEAWA; encoded by the coding sequence ATGAGTGAAGAAACCGCCGACACCGCCGGCCTTGCACAGGACGAAGAAATCTACAGCGGTGATTTCTACTCGGACATCGAGGAGGGAATTCTCAGCTCGGCCCGGGTGATCGTGCCGATGGTCTCCAAGATCGCCGCCCCGGAATCGGTGCTGGACCTCGGCTGCGGCACCGGGGCGTGGCTGGCGGAGTTCGCCCGGCACGGGACCGGGCGTATCTCCGGGTTCGACGGCCCATGGGTCGACGTGGAGCGTCTGCACATTCCGCGGGAGCGGTTCACCGCGCTGGACATCAGCGACCTGGGGCAGCCCCCCGCGTCACATGATCTCGCGGTCTGCCTGGAGGTCGCCGAGCACCTTCCGGACAGCAGCTCCGAGCAGCTCGTCTCCTATCTGACGGCCGCAGCCCCCACGATCCTCTTCTCCGCCGCCGTCCCCGGGCAGGGCGGTGTGGGGCATGTGAACGAGCAGTGGCTGGACTACTGGGCGGAGAAATTCACCAGGCGGGGATACCGGCTTCACGACGTCATCCGCAGCCAGGTCTGGGACAACGAGGACGTCGAACCCTGGTATGCCCAGAACATGGTGCTGTTCGCGGACGGCAGCGTACCGGCCGGGCGCTTCGAGGAGTCCCCGGGAAGCCCGCTGCCCATGCGGGTCGTGCACCCCCGGGTGTTCCACAATTCCCTGGAGGCGTGGGCATGA
- a CDS encoding TrmH family RNA methyltransferase, translated as MQQLRGTDLKRLHRSWRRRSSSRVALLLESVQSPFNVGAIVRTAAALGVGQLYLVGASASPRNAKAQKTAMGTDRYLDVQTFGELDEAVAKARADGYRLVGLEIASEAVPTHETDFSGSVCIAVGNEDRGLSVECLAACDAVTYIPQLGRVGSLNVATAVAVCCYEVRRQEWTAGPETD; from the coding sequence ATGCAGCAGCTCAGAGGTACAGATCTCAAGCGTTTGCACAGGTCCTGGCGACGGCGGAGCTCGTCCCGGGTGGCCCTGCTCCTCGAGTCTGTGCAATCCCCTTTCAACGTCGGTGCGATCGTGCGCACCGCCGCCGCACTGGGCGTCGGACAGCTCTATCTCGTCGGCGCCTCCGCCTCACCCCGCAATGCCAAGGCGCAGAAGACGGCCATGGGGACCGACCGGTATCTGGATGTGCAGACGTTCGGCGAACTCGACGAGGCGGTGGCGAAGGCGCGGGCCGACGGGTACCGGCTGGTCGGACTCGAAATCGCCAGCGAGGCCGTTCCGACGCACGAGACCGACTTCTCGGGCAGCGTCTGCATCGCCGTCGGAAACGAGGACCGCGGGCTGTCGGTCGAATGCCTGGCGGCCTGTGACGCGGTGACCTACATTCCGCAGCTCGGCCGGGTCGGCTCGCTCAATGTGGCCACGGCCGTCGCCGTCTGCTGCTACGAGGTGCGCCGCCAGGAGTGGACTGCCGGGCCCGAGACGGACTGA
- a CDS encoding class I SAM-dependent methyltransferase, whose protein sequence is MRAKTDVCGAVCGALQSVDSGQLASIAAWTRRGVTGMASPGQHYFSADPGVTSERGLVKVKLPDIELDLVTDRGVFSHSKLDAGTKVLLDHAPPPKVRGDILDIGCGYGPIALTFASRRKRLPVWAVDVNERALGLVRENAETAKLGNVRACLPNEVPEDVRFGAIYSNPPIRVGKAELHSMLKHWLPRLLPGAAAYLVVQKHLGSDSLAKWLTAQGFPTTRLASERGYRVLEVHHHQTSPSG, encoded by the coding sequence GTGCGTGCGAAGACCGACGTCTGTGGGGCGGTGTGCGGCGCGTTACAATCAGTCGACAGCGGTCAGCTCGCCTCGATCGCTGCGTGGACCAGGAGAGGGGTGACCGGGATGGCCAGCCCGGGGCAGCACTACTTTTCGGCGGATCCCGGGGTGACGTCGGAGCGCGGCCTGGTAAAGGTCAAGCTGCCCGATATCGAACTGGACCTCGTCACCGACCGCGGCGTCTTCTCCCACTCCAAGCTCGACGCCGGGACGAAAGTGCTGCTGGATCACGCCCCGCCGCCCAAGGTGCGCGGTGACATTCTGGACATCGGCTGTGGTTACGGCCCCATCGCGCTGACCTTCGCGTCCCGCCGTAAGCGGCTGCCCGTCTGGGCCGTGGATGTGAACGAGCGGGCACTCGGCCTGGTCCGGGAGAACGCGGAAACCGCGAAGCTCGGCAATGTGCGGGCGTGCCTCCCGAATGAGGTGCCGGAGGACGTGCGGTTCGGCGCCATCTATTCCAATCCGCCGATCCGGGTCGGCAAGGCGGAACTGCACTCCATGCTCAAGCACTGGCTCCCCAGGCTGCTGCCCGGCGCCGCCGCCTATCTCGTCGTGCAGAAACACCTCGGCTCGGACTCGTTGGCGAAGTGGCTGACCGCGCAGGGTTTTCCGACGACCCGGCTGGCCTCCGAGCGCGGATACCGCGTACTTGAAGTGCACCATCACCAAACCTCTCCTAGCGGATAA
- a CDS encoding class I adenylate-forming enzyme family protein, with product MTGDIITGEGRHPLSRVSTAALRTAGALRSCGVRPGDRVLLSTENSVPHVVALLALMHLDTSIVLVDSRRTAPQQAAIEDRTRAGWMLHDAGDPLRSLSSTGPVPLCVEELCGAYLSEGAPADEGAGGLRLEDWRSRRDAVVCWSSGTTGEPKGIVRPGNSVLRNIESTARRMEYRADDVLLPLLPFSHQYGLSLVLLWWMTGCSLVIPPHSRLDHAVQFAVDAGVTVVDAAPSTYHSLLKLMARRPALGAGLEKVRMFCVGGAPLGERLAREFRERMGRPLLDGYGSSEAGNIALATQADPVGCGKPLDGVDLRIHTEDGTEAEPGAAGEISVRTPGLMSGYLSAEGALVPRGDDRYRTGDLGYRDAEGNVHVIGRKRAVHRLGHTLYPEALAAAAEACGRPVRVVPVDDERLGCRLVFVVEDEAGEDARHWRRAMAPHLPSHGQPNVVVVIPELPLNRNGKTDTHRLRQLAERAVGKAAGQHSAPADSPAPGGVAQQDRAGGQSPDGRQDRDGLEDRDDLDDRDGLDDRDDIEDRDDMEDLEDRQHMEGREHRPEFSSARSQGQLR from the coding sequence GTGACCGGTGACATCATCACGGGAGAAGGCCGCCACCCGCTCTCCCGGGTTTCGACGGCGGCCCTGCGTACGGCGGGGGCGCTGCGCTCATGCGGCGTGCGACCGGGCGACCGCGTACTGCTCAGCACGGAGAATTCGGTCCCGCACGTCGTGGCACTGCTGGCGCTGATGCACCTGGATACCTCCATCGTCCTGGTGGACAGCCGGCGGACCGCGCCGCAGCAAGCCGCTATCGAGGACCGCACCCGGGCGGGCTGGATGCTGCACGATGCCGGCGACCCTCTCCGTTCCCTGTCTTCGACCGGCCCTGTACCGCTGTGTGTTGAGGAACTGTGCGGCGCCTATCTGAGTGAGGGGGCGCCGGCGGACGAAGGCGCGGGCGGATTACGGCTGGAGGACTGGCGCAGTCGCCGTGACGCGGTCGTCTGTTGGTCCTCGGGCACGACGGGCGAGCCCAAGGGGATTGTGCGTCCCGGGAATTCGGTGCTGCGCAATATCGAAAGCACCGCCCGCCGAATGGAATACCGGGCGGACGACGTACTACTGCCGCTGCTGCCGTTCTCCCACCAATACGGGCTCTCCCTCGTGCTGTTGTGGTGGATGACCGGCTGCTCGCTGGTGATTCCGCCGCACAGCCGCCTCGACCACGCCGTGCAATTCGCCGTGGACGCCGGGGTCACGGTCGTCGACGCGGCCCCCTCCACATACCACAGCCTGCTCAAGCTGATGGCGCGCAGGCCCGCGCTCGGTGCGGGGCTGGAGAAGGTGCGGATGTTCTGCGTGGGCGGCGCCCCGCTCGGGGAGCGGCTGGCGCGGGAGTTCCGGGAGCGCATGGGCCGGCCGCTGCTCGACGGCTACGGAAGTTCCGAGGCGGGCAACATCGCGCTCGCCACCCAGGCCGACCCGGTCGGCTGCGGAAAGCCACTGGACGGCGTCGACCTGCGGATACACACCGAGGACGGCACGGAGGCGGAGCCCGGCGCGGCCGGTGAGATCTCCGTGCGCACGCCCGGCCTGATGAGCGGCTACCTCAGTGCCGAGGGTGCCCTGGTGCCCCGCGGCGACGACCGGTACCGCACCGGTGACCTGGGCTACCGCGACGCGGAGGGCAATGTCCATGTGATCGGGCGCAAGCGCGCCGTGCACCGGCTCGGCCACACCCTCTACCCCGAAGCACTCGCCGCAGCCGCCGAGGCGTGCGGGCGCCCGGTGCGCGTCGTGCCCGTGGACGACGAACGTCTCGGCTGTCGGCTCGTGTTCGTCGTCGAGGACGAGGCCGGCGAAGACGCCCGGCACTGGCGGCGGGCGATGGCACCGCACCTGCCGTCCCACGGGCAGCCGAACGTCGTCGTGGTCATTCCCGAACTCCCCCTTAACCGCAACGGGAAGACCGACACCCACCGCCTGAGACAGCTGGCCGAAAGGGCAGTCGGCAAAGCCGCCGGACAGCACTCCGCACCGGCGGATTCCCCCGCACCGGGCGGCGTGGCGCAGCAGGACCGGGCAGGCGGGCAGAGCCCGGACGGCCGGCAGGACCGCGACGGTCTCGAGGACCGCGACGACCTCGACGACCGCGACGGTCTCGACGACCGCGACGACATCGAGGACCGTGACGACATGGAGGACCTCGAGGACCGGCAGCACATGGAGGGCCGGGAGCACCGGCCGGAATTCTCATCCGCACGATCGCAGGGGCAACTCCGATGA